The proteins below come from a single Lineus longissimus chromosome 5, tnLinLong1.2, whole genome shotgun sequence genomic window:
- the LOC135487879 gene encoding protein henna-like isoform X1: protein MDGPGPAKKLRIQKPAHFVEVDATHSSYLKNNSFNVADDDITSILFSMKEECGALAHALKIFKRHKVNLQHIESRPAKNSKQHFDFFVVCDKNSNGLQEAIKELQGVSSFLQVMARHTSSDAGSNEGLTESKAVPWFPRKIAELDRFANQILSYGSELECDHPGFKDQVYRARRKEFADIAFHYKHGQVIPRVEYTEDEIKTWGTIFKELTKLYPTHACREFNHVFPLLMENCGYREDSIPQLQNVSEFLKDCTGFRLRPVAGLLSSRDFLAGLAFRVFHSTQYIRHSSKPMYTPEPDVCHELLGHVPLFADPVFARFSQEIGLASLGAPDEYIEKLATCYWFTVEFGMCRQNGELKAYGAGLLSSFGELQYCLSDKPEIRAFEPSETAVQKYPITEFQPVYYVAESFEHAKEKLRTYANSIPKPFALRYSPYTESVEMLDCKQRVADLVTCIKGEMGILENALEKLE, encoded by the exons ATGGATGGTCCAGGTCCTGCCAAAAAACTGCGCATCCAAAAGCCGGCTCACTTTGTTGAG GTTGATGCTACCCATTCAAGTTATTTGAAGAACAATTCCTTCAATGTGGCAGACGACGACATCACCAGCATCCTCTTCTCAATGAAGGAGGAGTGTGGGGCACTGGCTCATGCTCTGAAGATTTTTAAG CGACACAAAGTCAACCTGCAGCACATTGAATCTCGCCCAGCCAAAAACAGCAAGCAACATTTCGACTTCTTTGTTGTGTGTGACAAGAATAGCAATGGTTTACAAGAAGCGATCAAGGAACTTCAGGGCGTCAGCAGCTTCCTACAAGTCATGGCGAGGCATACCTCCTCTGATGCTGGTTCAAATGAAG GACTCACAGAATCCAAAGCAG TACCGTGGTTTCCTCGAAAGATTGCAGAGCTTGACCGCTTTGCTAACCAGATCTTGAGCTATGGATCTGAGCTGGAGTGTGATCATCCAGGCTTCAAAGATCAAGTCTACCGCGCCAGGCGCAAGGAGTTTGCCGACATAGCCTTCCATTATAAGCA TGGACAGGTCATCCCAAGGGTTGAGTACACTGAAGATGAAATAAAGACATG GGGCACCATTTTCAAGGAGCTGACCAAGCTGTACCCCACTCATGCCTGTCGTGAGTTTAACCACGTGTTCCCGCTCTTGATGGAGAACTGCGGGTACAGGGAAGACAGCATCCCACAACTTCAGAATGTGTCGGAATTTCTCAAAG ATTGTACCGGCTTCAGACTGCGACCAGTTGCAGGCCTTCTCTCCTCGAGAGATTTCCTTGCAGGCCTGGCATTCCGAGTTTTCCATTCTACCCAGTACATTCGACACAGCTCAAAGCCTATGTACACACCAGAACC TGACGTCTGCCACGAGTTGCTTGGCCATGTCCCCCTCTTTGCCGACCCAGTATTTGCTCGTTTCTCCCAGGAGATTGGTCTGGCCAGCTTGGGTGCCCCAGATGAGTATATTGAAAAGCTAGCCACC TGCTACTGGTTTACGGTGGAGTTTGGTATGTGCAGACAGAATGGGGAACTGAAGGCATATGGAGCAGGATTACTCTCCTCATTTGGAGAACTCCAG tattGCCTGTCCGACAAGCCAGAGATACGTGCATTCGAGCCCTCTGAGACAGCAGTACAGAAGTACCCCATTACGGAGTTCCAGCCGGTTTACTATGTTGCCGAAAGCTTTGAGCACGCAAAGGAGAAGCTGAG GACCTATGCCAACTCCATCCCAAAGCCGTTTGCCCTGAGATACAGCCCTTACACTGAAAGTGTAGAAATGCTGGATTGCAAGCAAAGGGTTGCAGACCTTGTCACTTGCATCAAAG GTGAAATGGGCATATTGGAGAATGCCCTGGAAAAACTTGAGTGA
- the LOC135487879 gene encoding phenylalanine-4-hydroxylase-like isoform X2, which yields MDGPGPAKKLRIQKPAHFVEVDATHSSYLKNNSFNVADDDITSILFSMKEECGALAHALKIFKRHKVNLQHIESRPAKNSKQHFDFFVVCDKNSNGLQEAIKELQGVSSFLQVMARHTSSDAGSNEVPWFPRKIAELDRFANQILSYGSELECDHPGFKDQVYRARRKEFADIAFHYKHGQVIPRVEYTEDEIKTWGTIFKELTKLYPTHACREFNHVFPLLMENCGYREDSIPQLQNVSEFLKDCTGFRLRPVAGLLSSRDFLAGLAFRVFHSTQYIRHSSKPMYTPEPDVCHELLGHVPLFADPVFARFSQEIGLASLGAPDEYIEKLATCYWFTVEFGMCRQNGELKAYGAGLLSSFGELQYCLSDKPEIRAFEPSETAVQKYPITEFQPVYYVAESFEHAKEKLRTYANSIPKPFALRYSPYTESVEMLDCKQRVADLVTCIKGEMGILENALEKLE from the exons ATGGATGGTCCAGGTCCTGCCAAAAAACTGCGCATCCAAAAGCCGGCTCACTTTGTTGAG GTTGATGCTACCCATTCAAGTTATTTGAAGAACAATTCCTTCAATGTGGCAGACGACGACATCACCAGCATCCTCTTCTCAATGAAGGAGGAGTGTGGGGCACTGGCTCATGCTCTGAAGATTTTTAAG CGACACAAAGTCAACCTGCAGCACATTGAATCTCGCCCAGCCAAAAACAGCAAGCAACATTTCGACTTCTTTGTTGTGTGTGACAAGAATAGCAATGGTTTACAAGAAGCGATCAAGGAACTTCAGGGCGTCAGCAGCTTCCTACAAGTCATGGCGAGGCATACCTCCTCTGATGCTGGTTCAAATGAAG TACCGTGGTTTCCTCGAAAGATTGCAGAGCTTGACCGCTTTGCTAACCAGATCTTGAGCTATGGATCTGAGCTGGAGTGTGATCATCCAGGCTTCAAAGATCAAGTCTACCGCGCCAGGCGCAAGGAGTTTGCCGACATAGCCTTCCATTATAAGCA TGGACAGGTCATCCCAAGGGTTGAGTACACTGAAGATGAAATAAAGACATG GGGCACCATTTTCAAGGAGCTGACCAAGCTGTACCCCACTCATGCCTGTCGTGAGTTTAACCACGTGTTCCCGCTCTTGATGGAGAACTGCGGGTACAGGGAAGACAGCATCCCACAACTTCAGAATGTGTCGGAATTTCTCAAAG ATTGTACCGGCTTCAGACTGCGACCAGTTGCAGGCCTTCTCTCCTCGAGAGATTTCCTTGCAGGCCTGGCATTCCGAGTTTTCCATTCTACCCAGTACATTCGACACAGCTCAAAGCCTATGTACACACCAGAACC TGACGTCTGCCACGAGTTGCTTGGCCATGTCCCCCTCTTTGCCGACCCAGTATTTGCTCGTTTCTCCCAGGAGATTGGTCTGGCCAGCTTGGGTGCCCCAGATGAGTATATTGAAAAGCTAGCCACC TGCTACTGGTTTACGGTGGAGTTTGGTATGTGCAGACAGAATGGGGAACTGAAGGCATATGGAGCAGGATTACTCTCCTCATTTGGAGAACTCCAG tattGCCTGTCCGACAAGCCAGAGATACGTGCATTCGAGCCCTCTGAGACAGCAGTACAGAAGTACCCCATTACGGAGTTCCAGCCGGTTTACTATGTTGCCGAAAGCTTTGAGCACGCAAAGGAGAAGCTGAG GACCTATGCCAACTCCATCCCAAAGCCGTTTGCCCTGAGATACAGCCCTTACACTGAAAGTGTAGAAATGCTGGATTGCAAGCAAAGGGTTGCAGACCTTGTCACTTGCATCAAAG GTGAAATGGGCATATTGGAGAATGCCCTGGAAAAACTTGAGTGA
- the LOC135487873 gene encoding histone-lysine N-methyltransferase PRDM9-like yields the protein MALLLAAAQAVAMEAEDSEADNLTIQEDDENEDGVTYHMKEEEKLCDELTEMKMEIDDKGTMLSETFSDLSGLLAKYHARLSAREDLLHIRECEKGWSEKVDKNETENLKTELLEKERLLLKYENDLTRTKSILFKTQNELEKKISHVTQKEGELTSLQNDLRALHSELVRTQGQLSLKDTLHEKLQSQMLEETTKYKKEISRLQTALCLKKTGMSLSVQSSEQLSQNAFDNVIEASHTVPDTNQSLTEDDQEDQTIRIKQEPLDPDDQIIVENNQTKQVTVLNSAPVITNVPVMTNAPVTTSIQKVVPVSVRNTNTNPSSMVTVYVQSTPSVPSVQPPLRRSTRDRQVISTPTVSSTEPDPNQKFLCGRCGKRFIEWLQLQKHLETHSGSRPYKCKFCDKAFRQKYVLDTHIRTHTGERPYKCDQCLQSFGQKATLLNHMRTHTGEKPYLCEYCDKSFAQLSSLSAHARTHTEKESQLFTCEHCGSILADRTGYLRHLRTIHKINVIEELKPVNMGDVIKPVHLLALASQGSPLHVPTSPTQELSNDGEETE from the exons ATGGCTCTTCTTTTGGCTGCAGCACAAGCTGTTGCCATGGAGGCAGAAGACTCAGAGGCTGACAATCTGACAATTCAggaagatgatgaaaatgaggATGGTGTCACGTACCATATGAAGGAGGAAGAGAAACTTTGTGATGAACTGACTGAGATGAAAATGGAAATTGATGACAAAGGGACAATGCTGTCTGAAACATTTAGTGACCTCTCTGGCTTACTTGCAAAATATCATGCTAGACTATCAGCTCGAGAGGATCTTTTACATATCCGTGAATGTGAGAAAGGTTGGTCGGAAAAAGTTGACAAGAATGAAACAGAAAACTTAAAAACTGAGCTACTAGAGAAAGAAAGACTGTTGTTAAAGTATGAAAACGATTTGACGAGAACAAAATCGATATTGTTCAAGACCCAAAATGAACTTGAAAAGAAAATTTCTCATGTTACTCAGAAGGAAGGTGAGCTGACTTCTTTACAGAATGACTTGCGTGCGTTGCATTCTGAGTTGGTACGCACTCAAGGACAATTATCTCTCAAAGATACCCTTCATGAGAAGCTGCAATCACAGATGCTGGAGGAAACCACCAAATACAAGAAAGAGATCTCTCGGTTGCAGACGGCTTTGTGTCTGAAGAAGACGGGAATGAGCTTGAGCGTACAGTCCAGTGAACAGCTTTCACAG AACGCATTTGACAATGTCATCGAAGCATCACACACAGTCCCCGACACCAACCAAAGTTTAACTGAAGATGACCAGGAAGATCAAACTATCAGGATAAAGCAAGAACCTCTTGACCCAGATGATCAAATCATCGTTGAGAATAATCAAACAAAACAGGTCACAGTCCTCAATAGTGCTCCTGTAATTACGAATGTTCCTGTTATGACAAATGCTCCAGTGACCACAAGTATCCAGAAAGTAGTGCCAGTGTCGGTCAGAAACACGAATACCAACCCCTCGTCGATGGTGACGGTGTATGTACAGAGCACTCCCAGTGTTCCAAGTGTCCAGCCCCCGCTCAGAAGGTCCACCAGGGACAGG CAAGTTATATCAACCCCAACAGTGTCGTCAACAGAACCGGACCCTAACCAGAAGTTTCTTTGCGGTCGCTGTGGAAAACGCTTCATCGAATGGCTACAACTCCAAAAACATCTGGAAACTCATTCGGGATCACGACCATACAAATGTAAATTTTGTGATAAAGCATTCCGACAGAAATATGTCTTAGATACCCACATTCGGACACATACTGGAGAGAGGCCTTATAAATGTGACCAGTGTTTACAGTCATTTGGACAGAAGGCAACTCTCCTTAACCATATGAGAactcacacaggagagaaaccatatttATGTGAATATTGTGACAAATCGTTTGCCCAGTTGTCAAGTTTGTCTGCACATGCGCGTACACATACTGAAAAGGAAAGCCAACTGTTCACCTGTGAGCACTGTGGAAGCATTTTGGCCGATAGAACTGGTTACCTTAGACACTTGAGAACAATTCATAAGATAAATGTCATCGAAGAACTAAAACCTGTTAACATGGGTGATGTGATTAAACCTGTGCATCTGTTAGCATTGGCCAGTCAGGGCTCGCCATTACATGTTCCCACATCGCCAACTCAAGAGCTTTCAAATGATGGTGAAGAAACTgaatga
- the LOC135487872 gene encoding uncharacterized protein LOC135487872 isoform X1 encodes MKSYKLHIFMELNLNMMQQDHQDELHLADQGGGVGGSILTLMKVEIDIKGNLLSKTWTELSGLLEKYKGELISQEQKFSSACSASFQIPVDSIQELKEQVLRKDEMLTKCQAEMIRTQSLLGEVRTNLTGKEELLQKLQRELLEKDGIILQLQAEVLKLNAELSGKNTLVDKLQEQMIKESLDLASEMNTMRELLDKERNLDLQFRAPTTSTMPFGKQTEYPCTSADSNMPLHSAGSLDSVTTPNQTTRRQFYSQDSHSRDVELSSLHAQTDIYFPGNRKYPPEHQNLHTLSNSASTLARMETDLARLPTSRHSISVSQAEAAIDLAALFSPLLPFDNTGPLTSSVHQDFNNHGLPIDSCSIITCTAEDQNRDIPCLASVPSLQPKLPVLSVAIQQASSVAIATQLSSPSPQPPTPQPNQQLPQPNQQLPQPNQQLPQATLGSPLPAVTSPQVAPPATSIPATVPETCLITVKEKMLRENSEASSSEDLTKDLSPVKIKSEFIPLLTEQLTELSKLQNVQENANKPFWAQKPLCSLLAVKKPGKYKCEICGKLFSQTSTLKIHKRLHTGEKPYECQHCGKRFTHNQNCKNHMRIHTGEKPFVCETCGSSFSRHYALTTHLRIHTGAKPYQCALCGRGFAVHTNWKTHMRIHTGEKPFSCHICGSTYAHLQTLKKHRLLHKINPVGKIEHVSSDEESKTSSEVVEEK; translated from the exons ATGAAAA GTTATAAGCTGCACATTTTTATGGAACTGAATCTCAACATGATGCAACAAGATCATCAAGATGAGCTGCACCTGGCAGACCAAGGGGGTGGTGTTGGAGGCAGCATATTGACTTTAATGAAAGTAGAAATCGACATCAAAGGAAATCTGCTCTCGAAAACATGGACAGAATTGTCTGGACTTCTTGAGAAATACAAGGGAGAACTCATTTCACAAGAACAGAAGTTTTCATCAGCTTGCAGTGCATCTTTCCAAATACCTGTGGACTCAATTCAGGAGTTAAAGGAACAGGTTCTAAGGAAGGATGAAATGTTAACAAAGTGCCAGGCCGAAATGATCCGTACCCAAAGTCTCTTGGGAGAAGTTCGGACGAATCTGACTGGGAAGGAAGAACTTCTGCAAAAACTGCAGAGGGAATTGCTTGAAAAAGACGGTATAATTCTGCAACTTCAGGCAGAAGTGCTAAAGTTGAATGCGGAGCTGTCTGGAAAGAATACACTGGTTGATAAATTGCAGGAGCAGATGATAAAAGAGTCTTTAGATTTAGCATCAGAGATGAACACCATGAGGGAACTTCTTGACAAAGAAAGGAATCTTGACCTGCAGTTCCGAGCTCCAACTACAAGTACAATGCCATTTGGTAAACAAACAGAATACCCATGCACAAGTGCTGACTCTAATATG CCATTGCATTCTGCCGGAAGTTTAGATTCCGTGACGACCCCCAACCAAACAACAAGACGCCAGTTCTATTCGCAGGACTCACACAGTCGCGACGTGGAGCTGTCGTCACTCCATGCCCAGACTGACATTTATTTCCCCGGGAATAGAAAGTACCCTCCTGAACATCAGAACCTCCACACCCTCTCTAACAGCGCTTCAACCCTGGCTAGGATGGAAACCGACCTCGCCAGGCTTCCCACTTCAAGACATTCTATATCGGTTTCACAAGCTGAAGCTGCGATAGATTTAGCAGCACTGTTCAGCCCGTTGTTACCGTTCGATAACACAGGCCCTTTGACAAGTAGTGTTCATCAAGACTTCAACAATCATGGCTTGCCAATTGACTCTTGTTCAATTATCACATGCACAGCGGAGGATCAGAATAGAGATATTCCTTGCCTAGCTAGCGTG CCATCTCTCCAACCAAAACTGCCGGTACTCTCAGTCGCAATCCAGCAGGCCTCATCAGTTGCGATTGCAACCCAGCTGTCTTCACCATCACCTCAGCCACCAACGCCGCAACCAAACCAGCAACTACCGCAACCAAACCAGCAACTACCGCAACCAAACCAGCAACTACCACAAGCAACTCTGGGTTCACCACTACCTGCAGTGACAAGCCCCCAAGTTGCACCCCCTGCCACTTCGATCCCAGCAACTGTACCTGAAACGTGTCTGATTACAGTAAAGGAGAAAATGCTACGGGAAAACTCCGAAGCGAGTTCATCAGAGGATCTAACTAAGGATCTTTCACCTGTGAAAATCAAGTCAGAATTTATTCCTCTCTTGACAGAACAGCTAACAGAGCTCTCGAAGCTTCAAAACGTGCAAGAAAACGCCAATAAACCGTTTTGGGCGCAGAAGCCGCTGTGTTCACTCCTGGCTGTGAAAAAGCCTGGAAAGTACAAATGTGAAATCTGTGGGAAACTCTTCAGTCAAACGTCGACGTTGAAAATACACAAAAGGCTCCACACGGGAGAGAAACCTTACGAGTGTCAGCACTGTGGTAAGCGCTTCACTCATAACCAGAACTGTAAAAATCACATgcgtattcatactggtgaGAAACCATTCGTATGTGAAACATGTGGCTCTAGCTTTAGTCGACACTATGCATTAACCACACATTTGAGGATACACACGGGCGCAAAGCCATATCAGTGTGCACTCTGTGGGCGCGGATTCGCTGTCCATACAAACTGGAAAACTCACATGCGTATCCATACTGGAGAAAAGCCATTCTCTTGTCATATTTGTGGGAGTACGTACGCCCATTTACAGACTCTTAAGAAGCATCGCCTGCTTCATAAGATTAACCCAGTTGGGAAGATAGAGCATGTTTCTAGTGATGAGGAAAGCAAGACCTCCTCGGAGGTGGTAGAGGAAAAGTAA
- the LOC135487872 gene encoding uncharacterized protein LOC135487872 isoform X2 encodes MELNLNMMQQDHQDELHLADQGGGVGGSILTLMKVEIDIKGNLLSKTWTELSGLLEKYKGELISQEQKFSSACSASFQIPVDSIQELKEQVLRKDEMLTKCQAEMIRTQSLLGEVRTNLTGKEELLQKLQRELLEKDGIILQLQAEVLKLNAELSGKNTLVDKLQEQMIKESLDLASEMNTMRELLDKERNLDLQFRAPTTSTMPFGKQTEYPCTSADSNMPLHSAGSLDSVTTPNQTTRRQFYSQDSHSRDVELSSLHAQTDIYFPGNRKYPPEHQNLHTLSNSASTLARMETDLARLPTSRHSISVSQAEAAIDLAALFSPLLPFDNTGPLTSSVHQDFNNHGLPIDSCSIITCTAEDQNRDIPCLASVPSLQPKLPVLSVAIQQASSVAIATQLSSPSPQPPTPQPNQQLPQPNQQLPQPNQQLPQATLGSPLPAVTSPQVAPPATSIPATVPETCLITVKEKMLRENSEASSSEDLTKDLSPVKIKSEFIPLLTEQLTELSKLQNVQENANKPFWAQKPLCSLLAVKKPGKYKCEICGKLFSQTSTLKIHKRLHTGEKPYECQHCGKRFTHNQNCKNHMRIHTGEKPFVCETCGSSFSRHYALTTHLRIHTGAKPYQCALCGRGFAVHTNWKTHMRIHTGEKPFSCHICGSTYAHLQTLKKHRLLHKINPVGKIEHVSSDEESKTSSEVVEEK; translated from the exons ATGGAACTGAATCTCAACATGATGCAACAAGATCATCAAGATGAGCTGCACCTGGCAGACCAAGGGGGTGGTGTTGGAGGCAGCATATTGACTTTAATGAAAGTAGAAATCGACATCAAAGGAAATCTGCTCTCGAAAACATGGACAGAATTGTCTGGACTTCTTGAGAAATACAAGGGAGAACTCATTTCACAAGAACAGAAGTTTTCATCAGCTTGCAGTGCATCTTTCCAAATACCTGTGGACTCAATTCAGGAGTTAAAGGAACAGGTTCTAAGGAAGGATGAAATGTTAACAAAGTGCCAGGCCGAAATGATCCGTACCCAAAGTCTCTTGGGAGAAGTTCGGACGAATCTGACTGGGAAGGAAGAACTTCTGCAAAAACTGCAGAGGGAATTGCTTGAAAAAGACGGTATAATTCTGCAACTTCAGGCAGAAGTGCTAAAGTTGAATGCGGAGCTGTCTGGAAAGAATACACTGGTTGATAAATTGCAGGAGCAGATGATAAAAGAGTCTTTAGATTTAGCATCAGAGATGAACACCATGAGGGAACTTCTTGACAAAGAAAGGAATCTTGACCTGCAGTTCCGAGCTCCAACTACAAGTACAATGCCATTTGGTAAACAAACAGAATACCCATGCACAAGTGCTGACTCTAATATG CCATTGCATTCTGCCGGAAGTTTAGATTCCGTGACGACCCCCAACCAAACAACAAGACGCCAGTTCTATTCGCAGGACTCACACAGTCGCGACGTGGAGCTGTCGTCACTCCATGCCCAGACTGACATTTATTTCCCCGGGAATAGAAAGTACCCTCCTGAACATCAGAACCTCCACACCCTCTCTAACAGCGCTTCAACCCTGGCTAGGATGGAAACCGACCTCGCCAGGCTTCCCACTTCAAGACATTCTATATCGGTTTCACAAGCTGAAGCTGCGATAGATTTAGCAGCACTGTTCAGCCCGTTGTTACCGTTCGATAACACAGGCCCTTTGACAAGTAGTGTTCATCAAGACTTCAACAATCATGGCTTGCCAATTGACTCTTGTTCAATTATCACATGCACAGCGGAGGATCAGAATAGAGATATTCCTTGCCTAGCTAGCGTG CCATCTCTCCAACCAAAACTGCCGGTACTCTCAGTCGCAATCCAGCAGGCCTCATCAGTTGCGATTGCAACCCAGCTGTCTTCACCATCACCTCAGCCACCAACGCCGCAACCAAACCAGCAACTACCGCAACCAAACCAGCAACTACCGCAACCAAACCAGCAACTACCACAAGCAACTCTGGGTTCACCACTACCTGCAGTGACAAGCCCCCAAGTTGCACCCCCTGCCACTTCGATCCCAGCAACTGTACCTGAAACGTGTCTGATTACAGTAAAGGAGAAAATGCTACGGGAAAACTCCGAAGCGAGTTCATCAGAGGATCTAACTAAGGATCTTTCACCTGTGAAAATCAAGTCAGAATTTATTCCTCTCTTGACAGAACAGCTAACAGAGCTCTCGAAGCTTCAAAACGTGCAAGAAAACGCCAATAAACCGTTTTGGGCGCAGAAGCCGCTGTGTTCACTCCTGGCTGTGAAAAAGCCTGGAAAGTACAAATGTGAAATCTGTGGGAAACTCTTCAGTCAAACGTCGACGTTGAAAATACACAAAAGGCTCCACACGGGAGAGAAACCTTACGAGTGTCAGCACTGTGGTAAGCGCTTCACTCATAACCAGAACTGTAAAAATCACATgcgtattcatactggtgaGAAACCATTCGTATGTGAAACATGTGGCTCTAGCTTTAGTCGACACTATGCATTAACCACACATTTGAGGATACACACGGGCGCAAAGCCATATCAGTGTGCACTCTGTGGGCGCGGATTCGCTGTCCATACAAACTGGAAAACTCACATGCGTATCCATACTGGAGAAAAGCCATTCTCTTGTCATATTTGTGGGAGTACGTACGCCCATTTACAGACTCTTAAGAAGCATCGCCTGCTTCATAAGATTAACCCAGTTGGGAAGATAGAGCATGTTTCTAGTGATGAGGAAAGCAAGACCTCCTCGGAGGTGGTAGAGGAAAAGTAA